The genomic region CACCTTTAACTTCCTTTAATTCATAATTCAATTTAACTATACAAGGTGAATTGAAAAGTTCTTTTACAGAAGCTTCATGAGCTCTAAATTCCTCTCTCCTGTGAATTAATGTTACCTTTTCAGCAAGGGGATAAATATTTAAAGCCCAGTCAAGAGCAGAATCACCTCCACCTACAATTAAAACTTTTTTACCTTTAAATTCTTCAAAATTTTTTGCAAAATAATAAATTCCCTTACCCTCAAATTCATTTATACCCGGTCTATCAATTTTATTAGGGGTAAAAGCTCCGATCCCTGCTGAAATTATAATAGTTTTTGTATAATGCCTCTGTAGTTTATGGGTCTTTAAAACAAATATATCACCATCTTTTTCAAATTCTTCCACTTTTTCACCGAGAATAATTAAAGGATTAAACCTTTTAACCTGTTCATAAAGATTTTTAATAAAGTCCCTTGCTTTTATTTCAGGAAATCCAGGGATATCATAAATTGGTTTTTCAGGATATAGCATTGTTAATTGACCTCCTATTTCCTCGGTTGCCTCAATTATTTTGACTTTCATTTCCCTCATTCCACAATAGAAAGCAGCAAAAAGACCGATGGGTCCTCCACCAACTATTGTTACATCAAAAATTTCCCTTTCCATTTTATCTTATTAAAAATCCAGTTATTATTGGTGTATCCCTCAATGTGTATTTTCTCACTTCTGAACCTCTTAATTCAAAAACAAGTTCTGAAAAATTTATTATATCCTCTGTTTCATAAACAACGATAAATTCCTGGTCCTGAATTCCAAAGGAATATAAAAGTAATTGTTTTATTTCAGGATATTTTCTTCCAATTCTTATATGCTCATTCATCATACCCTGCCTTGTATCCATACTTAAAAGATACCATTCAGGAGTCTTTATAAAAGGGTAGATAATTAAATATTTTTTTCTCTCAGAAAAAACATCTATTTCTTGGGGTGATTTTCCTTTTGTGTAGATTGAAGGTTTTGTATAACCCCAGAGTGAAAGTTCTGATTTT from candidate division WOR-3 bacterium harbors:
- a CDS encoding chlorite dismutase family protein, translating into MKEKILCHFNFLKGEEEVINKFFDGLVSERKFLYRVYPSRSEYDFLIWTVKSIEGSETVFNFMRDYYESFKDFKDKLKSELSLWGYTKPSIYTKGKSPQEIDVFSERKKYLIIYPFIKTPEWYLLSMDTRQGMMNEHIRIGRKYPEIKQLLLYSFGIQDQEFIVVYETEDIINFSELVFELRGSEVRKYTLRDTPIITGFLIR
- a CDS encoding NAD(P)/FAD-dependent oxidoreductase — protein: MEREIFDVTIVGGGPIGLFAAFYCGMREMKVKIIEATEEIGGQLTMLYPEKPIYDIPGFPEIKARDFIKNLYEQVKRFNPLIILGEKVEEFEKDGDIFVLKTHKLQRHYTKTIIISAGIGAFTPNKIDRPGINEFEGKGIYYFAKNFEEFKGKKVLIVGGGDSALDWALNIYPLAEKVTLIHRREEFRAHEASVKELFNSPCIVKLNYELKEVKGDSWVKKAIIFQNKTFKEEEIDVDAVILALGYKANIGKIEDWGFEMDGRYIKVNSRMETSIKGIFACGDIVSVEGLGNTKLLVTGFAQAAIAAGSAKAFIDPKAKIFGGHSSEILGKK